The following proteins are encoded in a genomic region of Mycobacterium kiyosense:
- a CDS encoding strictosidine synthase family protein produces MAKPRINPVRWQPPPVDPLPDMPAPPITVVPLPGNGPEDVVADATGRMWTGLEDGRIVRLSEGKPEIVADTGGRPLGLQVARDGRILICDSHRGLLALDPASGELDVLVESVDGRRLKFCSNVTETSDGTIYFTESTADYHFEEYTAPIVEARGTGGLYRLGADGAVTTLLDGLYFANGVTPTADGSALVFAETQARRLSKYWLTGPHAGSVTPLAVHLPGMPDNLSTGADGRIWAALVAEANPALESLFPRAPIIRKLVWRLPERLQPRIKPEIWAVAFDPDSGAPVAGLRTEHPDFGSVTGLVEAGGRLWMGTISFPALAQVDLADLFPEP; encoded by the coding sequence GTGGCCAAGCCGCGCATCAACCCGGTCCGGTGGCAGCCACCGCCGGTCGACCCGTTGCCGGACATGCCGGCACCGCCCATCACGGTGGTCCCGCTTCCCGGCAATGGACCCGAGGACGTCGTCGCCGACGCCACCGGCCGAATGTGGACCGGCCTGGAGGACGGGCGCATCGTGCGCCTGTCCGAGGGCAAGCCAGAAATCGTGGCGGACACCGGCGGACGGCCCCTCGGCCTGCAGGTCGCCCGGGATGGCCGAATCCTGATCTGCGACAGTCATCGTGGCTTGCTCGCCCTCGACCCGGCGAGCGGCGAGCTGGACGTTCTCGTCGAATCGGTGGACGGCAGGCGGCTCAAATTCTGCTCCAATGTCACCGAAACATCGGATGGCACAATCTATTTCACCGAATCAACCGCCGACTATCATTTCGAGGAATACACCGCGCCGATCGTGGAGGCACGCGGCACCGGCGGGCTGTACCGGCTCGGTGCGGACGGTGCCGTCACCACACTGCTCGACGGGCTGTACTTCGCCAACGGGGTGACGCCGACGGCCGACGGGTCGGCGTTGGTGTTCGCCGAGACTCAGGCGCGCCGGTTGTCGAAGTACTGGCTGACCGGGCCGCACGCCGGATCGGTGACACCGTTGGCGGTGCACCTGCCCGGCATGCCGGACAATCTGTCCACCGGTGCCGACGGCCGGATCTGGGCCGCGTTGGTCGCCGAGGCCAACCCCGCGCTGGAATCGCTGTTCCCGCGGGCCCCGATCATCCGCAAGCTGGTGTGGCGGCTGCCCGAACGGCTGCAGCCGCGGATCAAGCCGGAGATCTGGGCGGTCGCCTTCGATCCCGACAGCGGGGCCCCCGTCGCCGGTCTGCGCACCGAGCACCCCGACTTCGGCAGCGTCACCGGCCTGGTGGAGGCGGGCGGGCGGCTGTGGATGGGCACGATCAGTTTCCCCGCCCTCGCGCAGGTGGATCTGGCAGATCTATTCCCAGAACCGTAA
- a CDS encoding putative aminotransferase produces MTDNLWLHFSQQGPGFAPPVIARGEGVTIYDDRGKPYLDGLSGLFTVQVGHGRTELAQVAARQAETLAFFPLWGYATPTAIELAERIAGYTPGDLNRVFFTTGGTEAVETAWKVAKQFFKLTGKPGKHKVISRSVAYHGTTQGALAITGLPKYKAPFEPVTPGGFRVPNTNFYRAPEPFDRDEKAFGRWAADRIAEAIEFEGPDTVAAVFLEPVQNAGGSIPPPPGYFERVREICDAYDVLLVSDEVICAFGRIGSMFACDDFGYVPDMITCAKGLTSGYSPLGAMIASERLFEPFRDSSTMFAHGYTFGGHPVSTAVALANLDIFEREGLNDHVRQQSPALRATLEKLYDLPIVGDVRGEGFFFGIELVKDQATKQKFTDDERSALLGRVSAALFEAGLYCRTDERGDSVIQLAPPLISGQAEFDTIESILRSVLVQERF; encoded by the coding sequence ATGACCGACAACCTCTGGCTGCACTTCAGCCAACAAGGCCCGGGGTTCGCACCGCCGGTCATCGCCCGCGGCGAAGGCGTCACCATCTACGACGACCGCGGCAAGCCCTACCTGGACGGCCTGTCGGGCCTGTTCACCGTCCAGGTCGGCCACGGCCGGACCGAACTTGCGCAGGTCGCGGCGCGGCAGGCCGAGACGCTGGCGTTCTTCCCGCTCTGGGGATACGCCACCCCCACGGCGATCGAGCTCGCCGAACGCATTGCCGGCTACACCCCCGGTGACCTGAACCGGGTGTTCTTCACCACCGGCGGCACCGAGGCCGTCGAGACCGCGTGGAAGGTCGCCAAGCAGTTCTTCAAGCTCACCGGCAAACCCGGTAAGCACAAGGTGATCTCGCGATCCGTCGCCTACCACGGCACCACCCAGGGCGCCTTGGCGATCACCGGCCTGCCCAAATACAAGGCACCGTTCGAGCCGGTCACCCCCGGCGGGTTCCGGGTGCCCAACACCAACTTCTACCGCGCCCCCGAACCGTTTGACCGCGACGAGAAGGCGTTCGGGCGCTGGGCTGCCGACCGCATCGCCGAAGCCATCGAGTTCGAGGGCCCCGACACCGTCGCGGCGGTGTTCCTGGAGCCGGTGCAGAACGCCGGCGGTTCCATCCCGCCACCGCCGGGCTACTTCGAGCGGGTGCGCGAGATCTGCGACGCCTACGACGTGCTGCTGGTCTCCGACGAGGTGATCTGCGCGTTCGGCCGGATCGGGTCGATGTTCGCCTGCGACGACTTCGGCTACGTGCCGGACATGATCACCTGCGCCAAGGGCCTGACGTCGGGCTACTCACCACTGGGCGCGATGATCGCCAGCGAGCGGCTGTTCGAGCCGTTCCGCGACAGCTCCACCATGTTCGCGCACGGCTACACCTTCGGCGGACATCCGGTGTCGACCGCCGTCGCGCTGGCCAACCTGGACATCTTCGAGCGCGAGGGTCTCAACGATCACGTCAGGCAGCAGTCCCCGGCGTTGCGCGCCACCCTGGAGAAGCTCTACGACCTGCCCATCGTGGGCGACGTCCGCGGCGAGGGCTTCTTCTTCGGCATCGAACTGGTCAAGGACCAGGCCACCAAGCAGAAGTTCACCGACGACGAACGGTCGGCGCTGCTCGGGCGGGTGTCCGCGGCGCTGTTCGAGGCTGGTCTGTACTGCCGCACCGACGAGCGCGGCGACTCGGTGATCCAGTTGGCCCCGCCGCTGATCAGCGGTCAGGCCGAGTTCGACACCATCGAATCGATCCTGCGCAGCGTGCTGGTACAGGAGCGGTTCTAG
- the PPE3_2 gene encoding putative PPE family protein PPE3, protein MLSSGPGPASLLAAADAWSLISAEYTAVANELIAVLADVQGAAWEGPSVAAYVAAHAPFLAWLEQAGANSAAAAAGLTTAAAGYTAALAAMPTLPELAANHVIHGALVATNFFGINTIPIALNEADYARMWVQAATTMSVYQGVSDAAVASAPQTPAAPQIVKTDSAESSNPLQGIEQFWQNLLQEYQTFMSNPQLNPFTQFENLVNNPQLDAFLEQFGIGNDTVAHDPTVVNGLDNVIANILQRFGYTWNPAEGTLNGLEYDDYTDPTVAAFWVARSLEVSEDFQQFFVYLQTNPVLAVQYLVSLELFDWPTHLAEVFTLTSQPAALAAAVPVAAAPLASVGGLAGLAGLAALPAPAVAPVPAPAVVPDLTPVVGVSSTFTAPAAGVGAPPPSPTPPGPPAPAAPAPPPAPAAPGPIGFTPPYVVGGPRIGSGSAMSSSASARAQRKAPEPDSAAAGATAAAREAARARRRQRSKLRGEANEYMDMNVDVTPDWTPPPEPTAASGRGAGPLGFSGTVGAPTADPAGLATLSDDFGDGPTIPMLPGTWEPEDP, encoded by the coding sequence TTGCTGAGCAGCGGGCCGGGGCCGGCGTCGTTGCTGGCGGCGGCCGACGCGTGGAGCCTGATCAGCGCCGAATACACCGCGGTGGCCAACGAACTGATCGCGGTGTTGGCCGACGTGCAGGGCGCGGCCTGGGAGGGCCCGAGCGTCGCGGCATACGTGGCCGCGCATGCGCCCTTCCTGGCGTGGTTGGAGCAGGCGGGCGCGAACAGCGCCGCCGCCGCGGCCGGACTGACCACCGCCGCTGCCGGCTACACCGCCGCGTTGGCGGCCATGCCGACGCTGCCCGAACTGGCCGCCAACCACGTGATCCACGGGGCGCTGGTGGCCACCAACTTCTTCGGCATCAATACCATTCCCATCGCGCTCAACGAGGCCGACTACGCGCGGATGTGGGTCCAAGCCGCCACCACCATGAGCGTCTACCAAGGCGTGTCCGACGCGGCGGTGGCATCGGCGCCGCAGACCCCGGCCGCCCCGCAGATCGTCAAGACCGATTCCGCCGAGTCCTCGAACCCACTGCAGGGCATCGAGCAGTTCTGGCAGAACCTGCTGCAGGAATACCAGACGTTCATGAGCAACCCGCAGCTCAACCCGTTCACCCAATTCGAGAACCTGGTGAACAATCCGCAGCTGGACGCATTCTTGGAGCAGTTCGGCATCGGCAACGACACCGTTGCGCACGACCCGACCGTGGTCAACGGGCTGGACAACGTGATCGCCAACATCCTGCAGCGCTTCGGCTACACCTGGAACCCCGCGGAAGGCACGCTCAACGGGCTGGAATACGACGACTACACCGACCCCACCGTGGCTGCCTTCTGGGTGGCTCGGTCGCTGGAGGTCAGTGAGGACTTCCAGCAGTTCTTCGTCTATCTGCAGACCAACCCGGTGCTGGCCGTGCAATACCTGGTGAGCCTGGAACTGTTCGACTGGCCCACCCACCTCGCCGAAGTCTTCACGTTGACCAGCCAGCCCGCCGCGCTGGCCGCGGCAGTGCCCGTCGCGGCCGCCCCGCTGGCATCTGTGGGCGGACTGGCCGGCCTGGCCGGGCTCGCGGCGCTGCCCGCACCCGCAGTGGCGCCGGTGCCGGCACCGGCGGTGGTTCCCGACCTGACCCCGGTCGTCGGGGTGAGCTCGACGTTCACCGCGCCGGCCGCCGGGGTGGGGGCCCCACCACCGTCGCCCACGCCGCCAGGACCGCCGGCACCCGCCGCGCCGGCACCACCGCCTGCGCCCGCAGCGCCCGGCCCGATCGGCTTCACGCCGCCCTACGTGGTCGGTGGTCCCCGGATCGGCTCCGGCTCGGCGATGAGCTCGAGCGCCAGCGCCCGAGCGCAACGCAAAGCGCCGGAACCGGATTCGGCTGCCGCCGGTGCCACGGCGGCCGCCCGCGAGGCGGCGCGGGCCCGGCGGCGGCAAAGGTCGAAGCTGCGCGGCGAGGCCAACGAATACATGGACATGAACGTCGACGTGACGCCGGACTGGACGCCGCCGCCCGAACCGACCGCGGCTTCCGGTCGCGGGGCCGGGCCGCTCGGGTTCAGCGGGACCGTCGGCGCCCCGACCGCCGACCCGGCGGGCCTGGCCACACTGTCCGACGACTTCGGGGACGGGCCGACGATTCCGATGCTGCCCGGCACCTGGGAACCGGAGGACCCCTAG
- the sigJ gene encoding RNA polymerase sigma factor SigJ gives MAATQQISEFEALRPHLMAVAYRLTGTVADAEDIVQDAWLRWNTQDGPIHDLRAWLTTVVSRLGLDRLRSAAHRREAYTGNWLPEPVVTGFSDSAGDPLSAVVANEDARFAAMVVLERLSPDQRVAFVLHDGFAVPFADVADILGVSVASARQLASRARKAVAASPPPEPDPGHAEVVGRLMAAMAAGDIDTVVSLLHPDVTFTGDSNGKAPTAIQVIRGADKVVRFMLGLAQRYGPAFYTASQLALVNGELGSYTTGFTGADGGRDMAPRITAMTVRDGKVVALWDIANPDKFTGSPLRFTSAG, from the coding sequence ATGGCGGCGACCCAACAGATCTCGGAATTCGAGGCGTTGCGGCCACACCTGATGGCGGTCGCCTACCGGCTGACGGGGACGGTGGCCGACGCCGAAGACATCGTCCAGGACGCTTGGCTGAGGTGGAACACGCAGGACGGCCCGATCCACGACCTGCGCGCGTGGCTGACGACGGTGGTGAGCCGGCTGGGCCTGGACCGGTTGCGCTCGGCGGCACACCGGCGCGAGGCGTACACCGGTAACTGGCTGCCCGAACCGGTGGTCACCGGATTCTCGGACTCTGCTGGCGACCCGTTGTCGGCGGTGGTGGCCAACGAGGACGCCCGATTCGCGGCGATGGTGGTGCTGGAACGGCTCAGTCCCGACCAGCGGGTGGCGTTCGTGCTGCACGACGGGTTTGCGGTGCCGTTCGCCGACGTGGCCGACATCCTGGGCGTCAGCGTGGCGTCCGCCCGGCAGCTGGCGTCGCGGGCCCGCAAGGCCGTCGCCGCATCGCCGCCGCCGGAGCCCGACCCCGGCCACGCCGAGGTGGTCGGCCGGCTGATGGCCGCGATGGCCGCCGGCGACATCGACACCGTGGTCTCGCTGCTGCACCCCGACGTCACCTTCACCGGCGACTCGAATGGCAAGGCGCCCACGGCAATTCAGGTCATCCGCGGTGCCGACAAGGTGGTCCGCTTCATGCTTGGCCTGGCCCAGCGCTACGGACCGGCCTTCTACACGGCCAGCCAGTTGGCGTTGGTCAACGGCGAATTAGGTTCCTACACAACCGGATTCACCGGTGCCGACGGCGGCCGGGACATGGCCCCGCGGATCACCGCGATGACGGTGCGCGACGGAAAGGTGGTCGCCCTGTGGGATATCGCCAACCCGGACAAGTTCACCGG